In the Calderihabitans maritimus genome, AACTCAGTTCGACCCGATGGTTGTGGAGGCGCTTTTCGGCATAGCCGATCAAATCGAGAAGGTTATTTATGCCGCCAGTAAAAATAACATGACCCACCAGTTTATAGCCACTACCCGCTTATCCGCGGAATGACAGGGTAGTAGTTGGCGTGTCAAACCAGTTGTCTATTGGAGCCGAAAGCTCTTTCAAAATATTTTCCCCAGCGGGTCAAGACTACTAAGTTTTTAATAATCCCGGTAAAGGTTCCTATGAGGAGCAGAAGAAGACCACGACCTATTGCATAGACGAACATTGCTATAGCCCCGAAGAAAATGCTGTCTTTTGTAGCCGCTAGGGCGAGGATCGAGAGCAAAATGGGAACTGTACAGGGAGAAGCGATGATACCAAACGGGAGCCCTAATAGGAAGGCTCCATCTGGGCC is a window encoding:
- a CDS encoding cytochrome c biogenesis CcdA family protein, with the translated sequence MKTIIGAIGAAVGKMFLSYRLSLYVPWFTLLMGIYLAADLKLKLPTMKIRAATVRGPDGAFLLGLPFGIIASPCTVPILLSILALAATKDSIFFGAIAMFVYAIGRGLLLLLIGTFTGIIKNLVVLTRWGKYFERAFGSNRQLV